A window from Actinomycetota bacterium encodes these proteins:
- a CDS encoding ABC transporter substrate-binding protein, which produces MRTVAVLLLASALVACTGGPPEHVRIGVVAPLGGPRAYLGHEVRAGAEQAIGDLNDSGGLLGAPVELITVDDSDLVALPGQLAALAERERVSAVIGPEVPGVLLGPRNPLARRSVPALLVTAFGGDLAQADTTVVRTVPSAHAQTAALGRWLTDVRRVHDVAILIADPVEGTLVREAVVAGLDGVGARVAAVDEVAADSPDLGPAVARLRRRAPDARAVLLWAPPPAAARATRAIRDQGWDVQLAVPISAFVGEYRTLAGEASEGVVLPLPFREDWFGPRLQEWLLRWHRDRGISALPQLQTLVLDLPVAAMAAYDAVGLVAAAVRDAGSREPAAVADALGQVRHDGLLHDYRIGGGREAWDASQLYVARFHHLAVVYDVDPRFDAAQQRRFYELQVRLGFLPDEARDGPTAGLIEELLAERRATAPAYQPPLPPPGPVGRP; this is translated from the coding sequence GTGCGCACGGTCGCCGTCCTGTTGCTCGCTTCGGCTTTGGTGGCGTGCACCGGCGGGCCGCCCGAGCACGTCCGTATCGGTGTGGTGGCCCCGTTGGGTGGGCCCCGCGCGTACCTGGGGCACGAGGTCCGCGCCGGCGCGGAACAGGCGATCGGCGACCTCAACGACAGCGGTGGACTCCTGGGGGCCCCGGTCGAGCTGATCACCGTCGACGACAGCGACCTGGTCGCCCTCCCCGGGCAGCTGGCCGCCCTCGCCGAGCGCGAGCGGGTGTCGGCCGTGATCGGGCCGGAGGTCCCCGGCGTCCTCCTCGGCCCGCGTAACCCCCTGGCCCGCCGCTCGGTCCCGGCGCTGCTGGTCACCGCGTTCGGCGGGGACCTTGCGCAGGCCGACACCACCGTCGTCCGCACGGTGCCCAGCGCCCACGCCCAGACCGCCGCGCTCGGTCGGTGGCTGACCGACGTGCGCCGCGTGCACGACGTCGCGATCCTGATCGCCGACCCGGTGGAGGGCACCCTGGTCCGCGAGGCGGTCGTCGCAGGTCTGGACGGCGTCGGCGCCCGGGTGGCGGCGGTCGATGAGGTCGCTGCGGACAGCCCGGACCTGGGACCCGCCGTGGCGAGGTTGCGCCGTCGCGCCCCGGATGCCAGGGCGGTCCTGCTGTGGGCACCGCCGCCCGCAGCTGCCCGGGCGACTCGGGCGATCCGCGATCAGGGCTGGGACGTCCAGCTGGCGGTCCCGATCAGTGCCTTCGTCGGCGAGTACCGCACGCTCGCGGGGGAGGCGAGCGAGGGCGTGGTTCTCCCACTGCCCTTCCGCGAGGACTGGTTCGGGCCGCGCCTGCAGGAGTGGTTGCTGCGCTGGCACCGCGACCGCGGGATCAGCGCGCTGCCGCAGCTGCAGACGCTCGTGCTCGACCTCCCGGTCGCTGCAATGGCTGCCTACGACGCGGTCGGCCTGGTCGCCGCCGCCGTCCGCGACGCGGGAAGCCGCGAACCGGCCGCCGTCGCCGACGCTCTTGGACAGGTCCGGCACGACGGGCTGCTGCACGACTACCGCATCGGCGGAGGCCGCGAGGCGTGGGACGCGTCGCAGCTGTACGTCGCCCGGTTCCACCACCTGGCGGTCGTCTACGACGTCGATCCCCGTTTCGACGCTGCCCAGCAGCGACGCTTCTACGAGCTGCAGGTCCGTCTGGGTTTCCTCCCGGACGAGGCGCGCGATGGTCCGACCGCCGGGTTGATCGAGGAGCTGCTGGCCGAGCGCCGTGCCACGGCGCCCGCCTACCAACCGCCCCTGCCACCGCCGGGGCCGGTCGGACGTCCGTGA
- a CDS encoding class E sortase, with translation MDERRDEPEQWGSGWGGFTMPDPVQEQPTKTTSSGFLLDSLRTRPAGRRILSGLIALLFLSGAGMFTYPFFTDVYTSQVIQQRLEDDYVNVKVKTFDEWQATVQDGRALTKIVMPALGVETLVVEGISPTALRAGAGHYPKTPLPGQDGNVAIAGHRTTYGKPFNAVDKLKEGDKILLLTPVGEFTYAVSPPPPGWNANPYITGPSDWSVIEPTAEPTLTLTTCHPKGSAAKRLVVRATLVSSDPPGTYAASKQKA, from the coding sequence ATGGATGAGCGACGCGACGAGCCCGAGCAGTGGGGTTCGGGGTGGGGCGGCTTCACGATGCCCGACCCGGTGCAGGAGCAACCCACCAAGACGACGTCCTCGGGGTTCCTGCTCGACTCGCTGCGCACCCGGCCGGCCGGTCGCCGCATCCTGTCGGGGCTGATCGCGTTGCTGTTCCTCTCCGGCGCGGGGATGTTCACGTACCCGTTCTTCACCGACGTCTACACCAGCCAGGTCATCCAGCAGCGTCTCGAGGACGACTACGTCAACGTCAAGGTCAAGACCTTCGACGAGTGGCAGGCGACCGTCCAGGACGGGCGGGCGCTGACCAAGATCGTCATGCCCGCGCTGGGCGTGGAGACGCTCGTGGTCGAGGGGATCTCGCCGACGGCGCTGCGTGCGGGGGCCGGCCACTACCCCAAGACGCCGCTGCCCGGCCAGGACGGCAACGTCGCGATCGCCGGTCACCGCACCACGTACGGCAAGCCGTTCAACGCCGTCGACAAGCTGAAGGAGGGCGACAAGATCCTCCTGCTCACGCCGGTCGGTGAGTTCACGTACGCGGTGTCGCCCCCGCCTCCCGGATGGAACGCCAACCCCTACATCACCGGCCCGAGCGACTGGTCGGTGATCGAGCCCACCGCCGAACCCACCCTCACGCTCACGACCTGCCACCCCAAGGGATCGGCGGCCAAGCGGCTGGTGGTGCGCGCAACCCTCGTCTCGTCCGACCCGCCCGGAACCTACGCCGCATCGAAGCAGAAGGCCTGA
- a CDS encoding nuclear transport factor 2 family protein, translated as MGLALDRWNQLMKAWQAQDFDAISDMYGPDSVYSEPYNPPHHGNLLTVSYLKDFLGSKSQLEIKTKRVLEDEAEARVAAEWSISYTAAGRRWNDLPRASFIDVDDDGRITYHRDYT; from the coding sequence ATGGGTCTCGCGTTGGACCGTTGGAACCAGCTGATGAAGGCGTGGCAGGCCCAGGACTTCGACGCGATCAGCGACATGTACGGCCCCGACTCGGTGTACTCCGAGCCCTACAACCCGCCCCACCACGGCAACCTGTTGACGGTGTCGTACCTCAAGGACTTCCTGGGAAGTAAGTCGCAGCTCGAGATCAAGACGAAGCGCGTCCTCGAGGACGAGGCGGAGGCCCGGGTCGCCGCCGAGTGGAGCATCTCCTACACCGCTGCGGGTCGGCGCTGGAATGACCTTCCTCGTGCGTCGTTCATCGACGTCGACGACGACGGCCGGATCACCTACCACCGCGATTACACCTAG
- a CDS encoding HAD-IB family hydrolase, whose protein sequence is MDHDSAAADAAADAAGGRPPTQDRPDGSAEPSPVLAQSPANRSETAERLARETPDQLSDEVVEAIARRSTGATQAAFFDLDKTILARSSALAFGREMYRDGLVGTTTLLKGMYAQFMYTLQGADHEKMESMRVALLQVTKGWEAERVARIVRETLEEVIVPVVYGEALQLIDEHGAAARDLWLVSSSGEEVVRPIADHLGIPEIIATRSRVDEQGRFDGTLQFYAYGQHKATALRQIAEARGYDLDRCHAYSDSITDLAMLSAVGNPVAVNPDRELRAAARAMGWPIRDFHSPVTLRSHLPDPPSTSTVLVGIGVAAAAGATAWYLAHRETT, encoded by the coding sequence ATGGACCACGACAGCGCCGCTGCTGACGCCGCTGCGGACGCCGCTGGTGGCCGACCACCGACGCAGGATCGGCCCGACGGGTCCGCGGAACCCTCACCGGTGTTGGCGCAGTCACCCGCGAACCGCTCGGAGACCGCCGAGCGACTGGCCCGTGAGACGCCCGACCAGCTCAGCGACGAGGTCGTCGAGGCGATCGCGCGCCGGTCGACGGGAGCGACCCAGGCCGCCTTCTTCGACCTGGACAAGACCATCCTGGCGCGTTCGTCGGCGCTGGCGTTCGGACGCGAGATGTACCGCGACGGGCTGGTGGGCACCACCACCCTGCTGAAGGGCATGTACGCCCAGTTCATGTACACCCTCCAGGGCGCCGACCACGAGAAGATGGAGTCCATGCGCGTCGCGCTCCTGCAGGTCACCAAGGGGTGGGAGGCCGAGCGGGTCGCGCGGATCGTGCGTGAGACGCTGGAGGAGGTGATCGTCCCCGTCGTCTACGGCGAGGCGCTCCAGCTGATCGACGAGCACGGCGCGGCCGCACGCGACCTGTGGCTGGTGTCGTCGTCCGGTGAGGAGGTCGTGCGCCCGATCGCCGACCACCTCGGCATCCCCGAGATCATCGCGACCCGATCCCGCGTCGACGAACAGGGCCGCTTCGACGGGACACTGCAGTTCTACGCCTACGGGCAGCACAAGGCGACGGCGCTGCGCCAGATCGCGGAGGCGCGCGGCTACGACCTGGACCGCTGCCACGCCTACAGCGACTCGATCACGGATCTGGCGATGCTGTCCGCCGTCGGCAACCCGGTCGCGGTCAACCCGGACCGGGAACTACGCGCCGCGGCCCGGGCGATGGGCTGGCCGATCCGTGACTTCCACTCGCCCGTGACGCTGCGCAGCCACCTGCCGGATCCGCCGTCGACGTCGACCGTGCTCGTGGGCATCGGCGTGGCCGCCGCCGCCGGCGCAACCGCCTGGTACCTGGCCCACCGCGAGACGACCTGA
- a CDS encoding ATP-binding cassette domain-containing protein produces MRIGAGVLGAALAAVVVAVAAPVGLVSASLRVAVAAVLASGAWLSLRRTGLVDLGTAGAAAAGAYATVATALAGLPTALGLPAGAVAGAAVGAAVGATGGRVGRTLTALTSLAVGLAVVAVLGAVPVWGGAAGFHAVPLLTPSERGDLVVLLLIAVAAVMAVTRVARSHVGAAGSVAARAPHVAATLGRWPVVDAAVAGAAAGAVLGVGGAAGAAATGSVVPGGYGLSLAAALALAALVGGERPLAGTVGAAVVFAPAVLWPTVAVVSEAPLLVTGVAGMALLAWRPGGLLTGGTGDEPVPEGPSDVPPRPRSSPLPLTVCDAPVPGGRVVSFEVQAGQIVALAGRNGSGKSTLLARIGGQLPHHGSVRLAGVAPARSVTGRARRGVARTWQHPPRLPQHDALTVVGGADAAAARWARAVLGDSADTPAGADLVRLAAARPSLALVDEPAAHVPSQRVATLLRGLADGGAAVVVAEHRPEVLAAADRTVHLGEDPIR; encoded by the coding sequence GTGAGGATCGGTGCTGGCGTGCTCGGGGCGGCGCTCGCCGCCGTGGTTGTGGCGGTGGCCGCACCGGTGGGGCTGGTCAGTGCCAGCCTGCGGGTGGCGGTGGCGGCGGTGCTGGCCAGCGGAGCGTGGCTGAGCCTGCGGCGCACCGGCCTTGTGGACCTGGGTACGGCCGGAGCGGCCGCGGCCGGTGCGTACGCGACGGTCGCCACGGCGCTGGCCGGCCTGCCAACCGCGCTGGGTCTGCCCGCGGGGGCGGTGGCCGGTGCCGCGGTCGGGGCGGCCGTGGGCGCGACCGGCGGCCGGGTGGGACGGACGCTGACGGCGCTGACGTCCCTGGCGGTCGGCCTGGCGGTGGTTGCGGTGCTCGGTGCGGTCCCTGTGTGGGGTGGCGCCGCCGGATTCCACGCCGTCCCGTTGCTGACACCGTCCGAACGCGGCGACCTGGTGGTGCTGCTGCTCATCGCCGTGGCTGCGGTGATGGCGGTCACCCGGGTCGCGCGGTCTCACGTGGGCGCTGCCGGGTCGGTCGCGGCCCGGGCGCCACACGTGGCCGCCACCCTGGGCCGCTGGCCTGTCGTCGACGCCGCCGTGGCGGGTGCAGCAGCCGGGGCCGTGCTGGGCGTGGGGGGAGCGGCGGGCGCAGCGGCCACCGGCTCGGTGGTGCCGGGCGGGTACGGGCTGTCGCTCGCCGCCGCGCTGGCTCTCGCGGCGCTCGTCGGCGGGGAACGGCCGCTGGCGGGGACGGTGGGTGCGGCGGTGGTCTTCGCTCCCGCCGTGCTGTGGCCGACCGTCGCGGTCGTGTCTGAGGCGCCGCTGCTGGTCACGGGCGTGGCCGGGATGGCCCTGCTCGCCTGGCGCCCTGGTGGGCTGCTGACCGGCGGCACCGGTGACGAGCCCGTGCCGGAGGGACCGTCGGACGTTCCGCCGCGACCACGGTCGTCGCCGCTGCCGCTCACCGTTTGCGACGCCCCCGTGCCCGGCGGTCGGGTCGTCTCCTTCGAGGTTCAGGCGGGGCAGATCGTCGCTCTCGCCGGCCGCAACGGGTCCGGCAAGTCCACGCTGCTGGCCCGGATCGGGGGACAACTTCCCCACCACGGCAGCGTCCGCCTGGCCGGGGTCGCCCCGGCGCGCAGCGTCACCGGCCGTGCCCGCCGTGGCGTGGCGCGGACCTGGCAACACCCGCCCCGACTGCCACAACACGACGCGCTCACGGTCGTCGGCGGGGCCGACGCCGCGGCTGCGCGGTGGGCCCGCGCCGTCCTCGGCGACAGTGCCGACACGCCCGCCGGCGCCGACCTCGTCCGCCTCGCCGCCGCCCGCCCCAGCCTCGCGCTGGTCGACGAGCCCGCCGCCCACGTGCCCTCCCAGCGGGTCGCGACGCTGCTGCGTGGGCTCGCCGACGGCGGGGCGGCGGTCGTCGTCGCCGAACACCGCCCGGAGGTCCTGGCCGCCGCCGACCGCACCGTCCATCTCGGCGAGGACCCGATCCGGTGA
- the pdxH gene encoding pyridoxamine 5'-phosphate oxidase, which yields MLDTVALEQGDLHPDPVRQFAAWYATASVAHPEEVAVATATPDGRPSVRMALLRGYGQRGFVFYTDRSSRKGRELQINPRAALAFHWDERQVRVEGIAAPVSDEESDAYWRGRPLESRYSALASHQSQPVTDRTELEDAVARLRAKYGDDPPRPQRWGGVRITADAYEFWQRGPNRLHDRFRYEQAVGGWRLQRLAP from the coding sequence CTGCTAGACACCGTGGCGCTGGAGCAGGGCGACCTCCACCCCGATCCGGTGCGCCAGTTCGCCGCCTGGTACGCCACCGCGTCCGTCGCACATCCCGAGGAGGTCGCGGTCGCCACCGCCACGCCAGACGGGCGTCCTTCGGTGAGGATGGCGTTGCTGCGCGGGTACGGCCAGCGCGGGTTCGTCTTCTACACCGACCGCAGCAGCCGCAAGGGCCGAGAGCTGCAGATCAACCCGCGTGCCGCGTTGGCGTTCCACTGGGACGAACGTCAGGTCCGTGTGGAGGGGATCGCCGCGCCGGTGTCCGACGAGGAGTCCGACGCCTACTGGCGCGGCCGCCCGCTCGAGAGCCGCTACAGCGCGCTGGCTTCGCACCAGAGCCAGCCGGTGACCGACCGGACCGAACTCGAGGACGCCGTCGCCCGGCTGCGTGCCAAGTACGGCGACGACCCGCCCCGGCCGCAGCGCTGGGGAGGGGTCCGCATCACCGCCGACGCGTACGAGTTCTGGCAACGCGGACCCAACCGCCTGCACGACCGGTTCCGTTACGAGCAGGCCGTCGGCGGTTGGCGGCTGCAGCGCCTGGCGCCGTGA
- the tadA gene encoding Flp pilus assembly complex ATPase component TadA, with translation MNPTATVVSRSGVDAALRAAVAARILDDPEAVAGATDRGRLRLAVARALAAEGVVVTPMRWAQLVRDLVDELGGLGPLEALLRDPDVTDVMVNAPDEVYVDRAGRLERVETGFSDDAHVTAVLGRVLGPLGVRLDRAHPWADAVLPGGVRLHALLPPLAAHPTITLRRVPPVVPAWDEFVATGAVPAPAAALLREAVANHRNLVVCGKAGVGKTTLLSRLLGEVGDDRVVVIEDAPELAAPVAHLLALRVHPPTPDGAGGVDVATLVRNALRMRPDRIVVGEVRGAEVADVLQAMNTGHAGSMTTVHANGAVDALVRLEGMALLAGVPLAAARAQLATAIDLVAWLGRAPDRTRRLAELVAVDAHDGGPRPRTVWRRETMP, from the coding sequence GTGAACCCGACCGCGACGGTGGTGTCCCGCTCCGGTGTGGACGCGGCGCTCCGCGCCGCGGTGGCCGCCCGGATCCTCGACGATCCCGAGGCCGTCGCCGGCGCCACCGACCGCGGTCGGCTGAGGCTGGCGGTGGCGCGCGCTCTGGCCGCCGAGGGCGTCGTGGTCACCCCGATGCGTTGGGCGCAGCTGGTCCGCGACCTCGTCGACGAGCTCGGCGGGTTGGGTCCGCTCGAGGCGCTGCTACGCGATCCCGACGTGACCGACGTGATGGTCAACGCCCCCGACGAGGTCTACGTCGACAGGGCCGGCCGCCTCGAGCGGGTCGAGACCGGGTTCTCCGACGACGCCCACGTCACCGCCGTCCTGGGTCGGGTCCTGGGCCCGCTCGGTGTGCGCCTCGACCGTGCCCACCCCTGGGCCGACGCGGTGCTGCCCGGCGGCGTCCGGCTGCACGCGCTGCTCCCGCCGCTCGCCGCCCATCCCACCATCACGCTGCGACGGGTCCCTCCGGTCGTGCCGGCCTGGGACGAGTTCGTCGCGACCGGGGCGGTCCCGGCCCCGGCCGCGGCGCTGCTGCGCGAGGCCGTCGCCAACCACCGCAACCTGGTCGTGTGCGGTAAAGCCGGCGTGGGCAAGACCACGCTGCTCAGTCGGCTCCTCGGCGAGGTCGGCGACGACCGCGTCGTGGTGATCGAGGATGCGCCCGAGCTGGCCGCTCCGGTTGCGCACCTGCTCGCGCTGCGGGTCCACCCGCCGACCCCCGACGGGGCGGGCGGTGTCGACGTCGCGACGCTGGTCCGCAACGCCCTGCGCATGCGGCCCGACCGGATCGTGGTCGGTGAGGTGCGCGGTGCCGAGGTCGCCGACGTCCTGCAGGCGATGAACACCGGCCACGCCGGGAGCATGACGACCGTGCACGCCAACGGGGCGGTTGATGCGCTGGTGCGGCTCGAAGGCATGGCTCTGCTGGCGGGCGTGCCGCTGGCTGCGGCCCGCGCACAGCTGGCGACCGCCATCGACCTGGTCGCGTGGCTGGGTCGGGCGCCCGACCGCACCCGCCGCCTGGCGGAGCTGGTCGCGGTCGATGCACACGACGGGGGGCCCAGGCCCCGCACCGTGTGGCGGCGGGAGACCATGCCGTGA